In the Allorhodopirellula heiligendammensis genome, one interval contains:
- a CDS encoding DNA alkylation repair protein: protein MTARKILSALSGVAREDKAAFLPGFFQAVPGGYGEGDQFLGCVVPDQRKVAREFCDISRGELVKLFASPWHECRLTGMLILVGQFEVAAKPKNPHREFECREIGNCSRFSAYVEPNCLS, encoded by the coding sequence GTGACAGCTAGAAAGATTCTTTCGGCGCTTAGCGGAGTGGCTCGCGAAGATAAGGCAGCTTTCTTGCCTGGGTTCTTTCAGGCCGTGCCTGGCGGGTACGGCGAGGGCGATCAGTTCTTGGGTTGCGTGGTTCCCGACCAGCGGAAGGTGGCTCGGGAATTTTGTGATATATCGCGCGGCGAGCTGGTGAAGTTGTTCGCTTCGCCTTGGCATGAGTGTCGGTTGACGGGGATGTTGATTCTTGTTGGCCAGTTTGAAGTTGCGGCGAAACCGAAGAATCCTCATCGTGAGTTTGAATGCCGCGAGATCGGTAACTGTTCACGGTTTAGCGCGTACGTCGAGCCAAACTGCTTGAGTTAG
- a CDS encoding thiamine pyrophosphate-binding protein, translating into MITVAEYLSRRLKQLGVDTLFSIPGNYTAEFLLAADREGIECVGTTNELEAGYAADAYARYRGIGVCSATYGVGSHSLFNAISGAYVEFCPVVLVNGSPPPVKFENLRNRGILFAHAIDPIRTDATIFAQVTVAATVVDDPFGAPTEIDRVLVECIRQSRPVYIEVLQEIWSAECRDPQGELDVAWPANPLHGAASQAVADAIGEKVRQAKCPVLWGGELLQRRGLVPYFDALVCQTGFPYTTTLMGKGLIPETKYPDQFIGVYDSKFAPSSVRDVVENSDCLIALGTIMSDFYADIVISSHDRLVLASDDATRVGPALYPNAGLANLMPRLLEVLAPKQETFVLEGLEALVENRKQRISFASSAVERASSESTPVTYSNFFDRLADSLDENSTLLVDTSLALFPSAEVPIRRTNGFVAQTAWLSIGYTCGATLGVATAEPASRQITVVGDGGFQMIPQSFSTLVRQGSRAIVFVLDNGTYGIEQYLIDMQILPPDERFFHNNLPEASFFDVLPRWNYAKLGKAFGGRGLNIKSLEELDSFLSEPGETPILVGVKIDQHDLPPEIEATIEREPTLESTLSETRDHKNRQVPIRLEGFN; encoded by the coding sequence ATGATTACGGTCGCAGAGTATCTTTCACGACGATTGAAACAACTTGGTGTGGATACGTTATTTTCCATCCCTGGAAATTACACCGCCGAATTTTTGCTGGCCGCCGACCGTGAGGGGATCGAGTGTGTCGGCACGACGAACGAGTTGGAGGCAGGATACGCCGCCGACGCCTATGCGCGGTATCGAGGCATTGGCGTCTGTAGTGCAACATATGGCGTGGGCTCGCACAGCCTGTTCAACGCGATATCGGGGGCCTACGTCGAGTTTTGCCCGGTCGTGCTTGTCAACGGTAGCCCGCCGCCCGTGAAGTTCGAGAACCTCAGGAATCGAGGGATTCTATTTGCACATGCGATCGATCCGATTCGCACCGACGCGACGATCTTCGCCCAAGTAACGGTGGCTGCGACGGTTGTCGATGATCCGTTTGGCGCGCCCACCGAGATTGATCGCGTGCTTGTGGAATGTATCCGCCAGAGCCGACCGGTCTATATCGAGGTGCTTCAAGAGATTTGGTCAGCGGAATGCCGCGACCCGCAAGGCGAACTGGATGTCGCGTGGCCAGCAAATCCGCTGCATGGTGCAGCCTCGCAGGCAGTTGCTGACGCGATTGGCGAAAAAGTTCGACAGGCGAAGTGTCCGGTACTTTGGGGCGGCGAATTGCTACAGCGGCGTGGGTTGGTCCCGTACTTCGATGCGTTGGTTTGCCAGACAGGTTTTCCTTACACGACGACGTTGATGGGCAAGGGCCTGATTCCCGAAACGAAATATCCAGATCAGTTCATCGGTGTCTACGACAGCAAATTTGCCCCAAGTTCGGTTCGCGATGTCGTTGAGAATTCTGATTGCCTGATTGCATTAGGAACGATCATGAGCGATTTCTATGCAGACATCGTCATTAGCTCACACGATCGACTCGTGCTGGCGTCGGACGACGCAACACGAGTTGGCCCGGCGCTTTATCCCAACGCGGGGCTCGCAAACTTGATGCCACGACTGCTGGAAGTGTTGGCTCCCAAGCAGGAGACGTTTGTTCTTGAAGGTCTCGAAGCATTGGTCGAAAACCGCAAACAGAGAATTAGCTTCGCTTCGTCAGCTGTGGAGCGTGCCTCGTCGGAATCGACGCCGGTGACATACTCGAACTTTTTTGATCGGCTAGCTGATTCGCTCGATGAGAATTCAACTCTGTTGGTGGACACAAGCTTGGCACTATTCCCATCGGCCGAAGTTCCGATCCGCCGAACCAACGGTTTTGTCGCCCAGACCGCTTGGTTGTCGATCGGCTATACCTGCGGCGCGACACTCGGCGTGGCGACTGCTGAACCTGCTTCGCGTCAGATTACCGTTGTGGGTGACGGGGGGTTCCAGATGATCCCGCAATCGTTTTCCACCCTGGTCCGACAGGGCTCTCGTGCGATCGTGTTTGTTTTGGACAACGGCACGTACGGTATCGAGCAGTATTTGATTGACATGCAAATCCTGCCGCCTGACGAACGATTTTTCCACAACAATCTTCCCGAAGCATCGTTCTTTGACGTTTTGCCGAGGTGGAATTATGCAAAGCTTGGAAAAGCGTTCGGTGGTCGTGGGCTCAATATCAAGTCGCTCGAAGAATTAGACTCATTTCTGAGCGAACCAGGTGAAACGCCCATTCTCGTCGGCGTTAAGATCGACCAGCACGACCTGCCACCCGAGATCGAAGCCACGATTGAGCGCGAGCCAACTTTGGAATCCACCCTATCCGAAACGAGAGACCACAAGAATCGACAGGTGCCAATCCGGCTTGAAGGGTTCAATTGA
- a CDS encoding flavin monoamine oxidase family protein translates to MRTIELQTAIVGGGVAGSYAGWRLAGAGCEGLGLFEYSPRVGGRLMSFDVPGIKAKAELGGMRFLSSHRRVVKLVEQFGLPHEELLIGDPEGRNLYYLRGNHFTEADWKVPAFHPPYQLDRHEKARSPSDLLHAVALKYQHQAESLRDVGFWNLLLDEYSDEAYRLIQDAGGYDTVVNNWSAAEAIPFLIADFAPGLRYMKLLDGFDSLPRTLAKGFESLGGRLHLQHRLHRIDYDSAAGRFRLLFDTSGDNRARVTPLDSNAVVVEAERVILAMPRRSIELLHPESVVFRSVEFESALQTVLPQAAFKLFAAYATPWWAETRGVVAGRSATDLPIRQCYYWQTGDSNLPIGQKNSMLMASYNDGGSVEFWAGLARDPERYQPNPAICPPGVGIPDFVQNQSASRRLVAEMQNQLREMHGLNIDSKHSKAIDPYVAIFQDWTQEPFGGGWHFWKIGADARKVMKLMQRPIPELSLHVCGEAWSRQQGWVEGALETTDDLLVSQFGIHLGGEQ, encoded by the coding sequence ATGCGAACCATTGAACTACAGACGGCCATTGTGGGTGGTGGTGTGGCTGGGTCTTACGCGGGGTGGAGGTTGGCCGGTGCTGGATGTGAGGGGCTGGGACTGTTCGAGTATTCGCCCCGTGTGGGTGGGCGATTGATGTCGTTTGATGTTCCAGGCATCAAGGCGAAGGCTGAACTGGGCGGGATGCGATTTCTTTCTTCGCATCGACGGGTCGTCAAGCTTGTCGAGCAATTTGGGCTGCCACACGAAGAGTTGTTGATTGGTGATCCCGAAGGACGGAATCTGTATTACTTGCGTGGAAACCACTTCACCGAGGCCGACTGGAAGGTTCCTGCATTTCATCCGCCGTATCAGCTCGATCGACATGAGAAAGCACGCTCACCCAGCGATTTGCTGCATGCGGTCGCATTGAAGTATCAACATCAGGCTGAGAGCCTTCGAGATGTTGGGTTTTGGAATCTGTTGCTCGATGAGTATAGCGACGAAGCCTATCGCTTGATCCAAGACGCTGGTGGCTACGATACAGTCGTCAACAACTGGAGTGCGGCGGAAGCCATTCCGTTTCTAATCGCCGACTTTGCTCCCGGACTGCGATACATGAAATTACTTGACGGGTTCGATAGCTTGCCGCGCACACTGGCCAAAGGTTTCGAGTCGTTGGGCGGGCGACTTCACTTGCAACACCGTTTGCATCGAATCGACTACGACAGTGCGGCGGGGAGGTTTCGCCTGTTGTTTGATACGTCCGGTGACAATCGAGCGAGAGTCACACCGTTGGACAGTAACGCCGTGGTGGTTGAAGCTGAGCGAGTGATCTTGGCGATGCCACGTCGGTCAATCGAGTTACTGCATCCCGAAAGCGTTGTGTTTCGATCGGTCGAATTTGAATCGGCGTTGCAGACCGTGCTTCCGCAAGCCGCGTTCAAGCTGTTTGCAGCGTACGCGACGCCTTGGTGGGCCGAAACACGTGGCGTTGTTGCCGGCCGATCGGCAACAGACTTGCCGATTCGTCAATGTTACTACTGGCAGACTGGCGATTCCAATTTGCCGATCGGACAAAAGAACTCGATGCTGATGGCGAGTTACAACGATGGCGGATCAGTCGAATTCTGGGCGGGATTGGCTCGCGACCCCGAACGCTACCAGCCCAATCCGGCAATTTGCCCACCGGGCGTCGGTATTCCTGACTTCGTTCAAAACCAGTCTGCATCGCGCCGATTGGTCGCCGAGATGCAAAACCAGCTGCGAGAGATGCACGGACTCAACATTGACTCGAAGCATTCCAAAGCGATTGATCCCTACGTCGCGATTTTTCAAGATTGGACACAGGAGCCGTTTGGAGGTGGTTGGCATTTCTGGAAAATCGGTGCGGACGCGCGTAAGGTAATGAAACTGATGCAACGACCGATCCCTGAATTGTCGTTGCACGTTTGTGGTGAAGCTTGGTCACGACAACAGGGATGGGTCGAGGGTGCTTTGGAGACGACGGACGATTTACTGGTATCGCAATTCGGAATTCATTTGGGAGGTGAGCAATGA
- a CDS encoding trypsin-like serine peptidase, whose translation MYFQISASIADSHAELADAAKCIDAVMDECTQRSLIRGHLLARSSGVDVNQIDAALELFADDPAFTAVEVIECEGCGAVEKPADIQKMIVEYGAYTCSRCDRSVDAESFRADDYCAAYYFEPDAAKRMETPLAIPPVVNPPVAPTPGMDEPVDHELTTEEVQIVTELFESCFDSADAVMDFVLESCTRPISREIETRNKRSAIRSLREKAHNHALLGEVLVDLAKEFPNKQAYILAVAAKIQDKYVQVSDAYEQKALSLTASAEEPSLNLGRTAFLEKATSLNPFLNLGDLRKWCEHAESRVCRVRSDGDDYGTGFLVGPDLVLTCFHVVKDFISTHERKYLSVCFDPTIDIETATAINIDSDWDIPFSKVSETDLRDNFGVPEPDELDFALLKLTEGPGETRGFFQLRDNVRLPRVGEPILIAGHPGPYAPLQELKFSMAAPGFEKVNKNQTRLIYKTSTLEGSSGSPVFDRQFRLIGLHHNRGEQDGRFYANNRGIPIKTIAKYLAKSTWADLPEIQRVTTG comes from the coding sequence GTGTACTTTCAGATATCCGCAAGCATTGCAGATAGCCACGCCGAACTCGCCGACGCGGCCAAGTGTATCGACGCCGTGATGGATGAGTGTACGCAACGGTCACTGATCCGCGGCCATCTGCTGGCCAGATCCAGTGGTGTAGACGTCAATCAGATTGATGCCGCCCTAGAGCTGTTTGCCGACGATCCAGCCTTCACCGCGGTCGAGGTGATTGAATGCGAGGGATGTGGTGCTGTCGAAAAACCAGCCGATATTCAAAAAATGATCGTCGAGTATGGGGCGTACACGTGTAGCCGATGCGATCGCAGCGTTGACGCGGAGTCTTTCCGAGCCGACGACTATTGTGCAGCATACTATTTCGAGCCAGACGCAGCGAAACGAATGGAAACTCCTCTCGCAATTCCGCCGGTTGTGAATCCGCCTGTTGCACCCACTCCCGGCATGGATGAACCGGTCGATCACGAACTAACCACGGAAGAAGTGCAAATTGTCACCGAGCTTTTCGAGTCTTGCTTCGATTCGGCTGATGCGGTGATGGATTTTGTGTTGGAGTCGTGCACTCGACCGATTTCCCGAGAAATTGAGACGCGCAACAAACGATCGGCGATTCGATCGTTACGTGAGAAAGCACACAACCATGCCCTGCTGGGCGAAGTGCTTGTTGACTTGGCAAAAGAGTTCCCGAACAAGCAAGCCTACATTCTTGCGGTCGCCGCAAAGATTCAGGACAAGTATGTTCAGGTCAGTGATGCTTACGAGCAAAAGGCACTCTCGTTGACCGCCAGTGCCGAAGAACCGTCACTCAATCTTGGACGCACCGCATTTCTGGAAAAGGCCACAAGCCTGAATCCGTTTTTAAACCTCGGAGATTTGCGGAAATGGTGCGAGCATGCAGAATCGCGTGTCTGTCGCGTGCGGAGTGACGGCGATGACTACGGAACAGGATTTTTAGTTGGTCCCGATCTTGTCCTGACCTGCTTCCATGTCGTCAAAGACTTCATCTCAACCCACGAACGCAAGTATCTTTCCGTCTGTTTTGATCCAACCATCGACATTGAAACCGCGACTGCCATCAACATCGACTCTGATTGGGATATCCCATTCTCCAAAGTCAGCGAGACGGACTTGCGAGACAACTTCGGTGTTCCAGAGCCCGACGAGCTAGATTTCGCATTGTTGAAGCTGACCGAAGGCCCTGGCGAAACCCGTGGCTTTTTCCAGCTTCGCGACAACGTTCGTCTGCCCCGCGTCGGCGAGCCCATCCTGATCGCTGGCCATCCCGGCCCATACGCACCGCTACAGGAGTTGAAATTCTCGATGGCTGCCCCGGGCTTCGAGAAAGTCAACAAGAACCAAACACGATTGATCTACAAAACCAGCACTTTAGAAGGCTCCTCTGGCTCCCCCGTCTTCGACCGCCAATTCCGCCTCATCGGCCTCCACCACAACCGAGGCGAGCAAGACGGCCGGTTCTATGCCAACAACCGAGGCATCCCTATCAAGACAATCGCAAAATATCTTGCGAAGTCGACGTGGGCCGACCTGCCTGAAATACAGAGAGTCACGACAGGATAA